A window of the Acidithiobacillus thiooxidans ATCC 19377 genome harbors these coding sequences:
- a CDS encoding Fic family protein, whose protein sequence is MLERFINDDALFNVDPLIKMALIHHQFESIHPFYDGNGRTGRVINVLYLVKAELLDIPLLYLSNYIVRNKGEYYRLLQTVRDDEAWEEWVMYMLDAVEQTAEQAIKMIKAISLALMDYKQRIRNQFRFYSQDLINSLFQHPYTKIAFLERDLQVSRLTATKYLDDLAEAGFVEKVKAGRSNYYINLALIRVIKEDER, encoded by the coding sequence CTGCTAGAGCGATTTATCAATGACGATGCTCTGTTCAACGTTGACCCGTTGATCAAGATGGCTCTGATTCATCATCAGTTCGAGAGTATCCACCCGTTTTACGATGGCAACGGTCGAACCGGGCGCGTCATCAACGTGCTTTATCTGGTCAAGGCTGAGTTGCTGGACATCCCGTTGCTTTATCTCAGCAACTACATCGTTCGGAACAAAGGGGAGTACTATCGCCTGCTTCAGACCGTTCGGGATGATGAAGCCTGGGAAGAATGGGTTATGTACATGCTGGATGCTGTGGAACAGACCGCAGAACAGGCCATCAAAATGATTAAAGCGATCAGCCTCGCCCTGATGGACTATAAGCAGCGAATCCGGAATCAGTTTCGCTTCTACAGCCAAGACTTGATCAATAGTCTGTTCCAGCATCCTTACACCAAGATTGCCTTTTTGGAGCGCGATCTTCAGGTTTCACGTCTGACTGCAACAAAATACCTCGACGATCTGGCCGAAGCGGGTTTTGTCGAAAAGGTCAAGGCAGGACGAAGCAACTACTACATCAATCTGGCATTGATCCGCGTCATTAAGGAAGACGAACGCTGA
- a CDS encoding IS630 family transposase — translation MRVAPTVTLTSEERSELSRIVASRLSSVRLSLRARMILLAAEGLQNKEIAERLGVDRLQVARWRKRYLEHRLSGIERDLPRGAPPVKVDVARLVELTTQSKPEAMTHWSTRRMAAELGVSAASVSRHWRKHGLKPHLLRGFKVSRDPHFVEKLEDIVGLYMSPPEHALVLCVDEKSQVQALDRTQPGLPLKKGRAETMTHDYKRNGTTTLFAALNVLDGQVIGQCQQRHTHVEWLKFLKKIDRQTPRDKALHLIADNYATHKHPVVQAWLDKHPRIHMHFTPTSASWLNMVERFFRDITTQRLRRGVFTSVPELIQAIEGYIDHHNTHPKPFIWTKTARDILQKVIRANSHLSSKQNATLH, via the coding sequence TTGCGAGTTGCGCCCACAGTCACTTTAACCAGCGAAGAGCGGTCCGAGTTGTCCCGTATAGTCGCCTCCCGATTAAGCAGTGTCCGCTTGTCATTACGGGCACGGATGATATTGCTGGCGGCAGAGGGCTTGCAGAACAAAGAAATTGCGGAGCGCCTGGGGGTGGATCGCCTGCAAGTCGCACGTTGGCGCAAGCGTTATCTGGAACACCGCTTGTCGGGCATTGAACGCGATTTACCGCGCGGCGCCCCTCCGGTGAAAGTGGATGTGGCCCGTCTGGTAGAATTGACCACGCAGAGTAAGCCGGAAGCGATGACGCATTGGAGTACGCGTAGGATGGCGGCAGAACTGGGTGTCAGTGCCGCCAGTGTGTCACGGCATTGGCGCAAGCATGGCCTCAAGCCTCATCTGCTGCGTGGTTTCAAGGTGTCACGTGACCCGCATTTTGTGGAAAAGCTGGAAGATATTGTGGGGTTGTATATGTCTCCCCCGGAGCATGCCTTGGTGCTCTGCGTGGATGAAAAAAGTCAGGTACAGGCCCTGGACCGGACCCAACCGGGACTCCCCCTCAAAAAGGGCCGCGCAGAAACGATGACCCACGACTACAAACGTAATGGCACTACGACCTTGTTTGCCGCCCTCAACGTGCTGGATGGTCAGGTCATCGGACAGTGTCAACAGCGCCATACCCATGTGGAATGGCTGAAGTTCCTGAAGAAAATTGATCGGCAGACGCCCAGGGACAAGGCTCTGCATCTGATTGCCGACAACTATGCGACCCATAAACACCCGGTAGTACAGGCGTGGCTCGACAAGCACCCGCGTATTCACATGCACTTCACGCCCACTTCGGCATCCTGGCTCAACATGGTCGAGCGTTTCTTTCGGGATATCACGACCCAGCGGTTACGTCGTGGGGTGTTCACCAGTGTGCCTGAACTCATCCAGGCCATTGAGGGGTACATCGACCACCACAACACCCATCCCAAACCTTTCATCTGGACCAAAACCGCCCGCGACATCCTGCAAAAAGTCATTCGCGCCAACAGCCATTTAAGCAGCAAACAGAATGCAACACTACACTAG
- a CDS encoding ROK family protein, with product MTEQLTIGVDVGGTNLRFGVFRGNDCLDSIRHEVDLHAKCAAAADSESAAQLFTDLLEAGIAQLRHQHPEIVRVGVAVPGFVNAKGVLLQSPNIPQLINFDLQSAVQNACQLPVLIENDANAAGYGEFWEEKQENPELRDLLYIGLGTGVGGGWVHDDRPWRGEHGTAMEIGHLIVVPGGRRCGCGNQGCLEQYASARGIQSSYVELTGTAPDTAVIAQMACDGRPEASQTFQMAGDYLGQALASILKVADVRVIRVGGGVSAAWDCFAPALMQRLDADLIPALRGEVEVKRGNDDDLAGMRGVALLADQELSQ from the coding sequence ATGACTGAGCAGCTGACCATTGGAGTTGATGTCGGTGGCACCAATTTACGTTTTGGGGTTTTCCGGGGCAATGATTGTCTGGACAGTATTCGCCATGAAGTCGATCTGCACGCCAAATGCGCTGCGGCAGCCGATTCAGAAAGCGCTGCCCAACTGTTTACAGATTTGCTCGAAGCGGGTATCGCCCAGCTTCGCCATCAACACCCGGAAATTGTTCGAGTCGGGGTGGCTGTGCCCGGATTTGTGAATGCCAAAGGCGTGTTGCTGCAATCCCCCAACATTCCGCAACTCATCAACTTTGATTTGCAAAGCGCCGTTCAGAACGCCTGCCAACTACCCGTACTCATCGAAAATGATGCTAATGCTGCCGGATATGGCGAATTCTGGGAAGAAAAACAGGAAAATCCCGAATTGCGCGATCTCTTGTATATCGGCCTGGGTACCGGCGTCGGTGGTGGATGGGTCCATGACGACCGCCCCTGGCGCGGTGAACATGGAACCGCCATGGAGATAGGGCACCTCATCGTGGTCCCCGGCGGAAGACGCTGCGGCTGTGGTAATCAGGGTTGCCTGGAACAATATGCCTCGGCACGCGGAATCCAGTCCAGTTACGTGGAACTGACCGGCACAGCACCGGATACTGCCGTTATTGCCCAGATGGCCTGCGATGGACGCCCCGAAGCCAGTCAAACCTTTCAGATGGCCGGTGATTATCTGGGACAAGCCTTGGCCAGCATTTTGAAGGTTGCCGATGTCCGGGTCATTCGGGTGGGTGGCGGGGTTAGTGCAGCCTGGGATTGTTTTGCACCAGCACTCATGCAACGCCTGGACGCCGATCTGATTCCCGCGCTACGCGGCGAGGTGGAAGTCAAACGCGGTAATGATGATGATCTCGCCGGAATGCGCGGGGTCGCCCTGCTGGCCGATCAGGAACTCAGCCAATAA
- a CDS encoding DUF445 domain-containing protein, with the protein MIADNNEPPKTLLNPRPGERLQKLQVMRRWALFLLLLALLLFLFSASQGFSGVWAWTGAFSEAAMVGGLADWFAVVALFRHPLGLPIPHTAILPRNKARLAKRLATFIRDHFLESEAIVRLLRRADPATWLAQWLIQPESSHLLARQLTTLLQKALALTDDQELRVALRSALGRQLQRVDGARWMGNILALLTEDHRHQALLEDGIQRLREWLDGEETQGLLAEQIAAILKRAYPTLFSWMSALMDPATLSDNLARNLVKAAHQLLQEIEDDPEHPRRLAFDRWMADAIVRLRTDAGFQERIRRWQNGLISHPAVQEYADGLLRDLRAWLDHDLGSPDSRLQEQIQVLAGQLGTFLAEQAVLREAINDYLENSARRLAPAMRDGLAQHIEKTIQDWPEKDMIRLLEEGVGTDLQYIRVNGTLVGGLVGVLIHALALAVPLLI; encoded by the coding sequence ATGATTGCCGATAATAATGAACCACCAAAAACACTTCTGAATCCCCGGCCAGGAGAACGCCTGCAAAAATTGCAGGTGATGCGCCGCTGGGCTTTGTTTTTACTGTTGCTGGCGTTGCTGTTGTTCTTATTTTCGGCCAGTCAGGGATTTTCGGGCGTCTGGGCCTGGACCGGGGCATTTTCCGAGGCCGCCATGGTGGGCGGGCTGGCGGACTGGTTTGCGGTGGTGGCCCTGTTTCGTCATCCGCTGGGTCTGCCCATTCCCCATACGGCCATTTTGCCGAGAAACAAGGCGCGTCTGGCGAAGCGTCTGGCCACGTTCATTCGTGATCATTTTCTGGAAAGCGAAGCCATTGTCCGCCTGCTGCGCCGCGCCGATCCCGCCACCTGGCTGGCGCAGTGGCTGATCCAGCCGGAAAGCAGTCATCTGCTGGCCCGGCAATTGACGACGTTGCTGCAAAAAGCCCTGGCGCTGACTGATGATCAGGAATTGCGTGTTGCCCTGAGAAGCGCGCTGGGTCGCCAGCTGCAGCGCGTGGATGGGGCGCGCTGGATGGGAAATATTCTGGCATTACTGACGGAAGACCACCGTCATCAGGCCCTTCTGGAAGATGGTATTCAGCGCCTGCGCGAGTGGCTGGATGGGGAAGAAACGCAGGGGCTGCTGGCTGAGCAAATAGCAGCCATTCTGAAACGCGCCTATCCCACCTTGTTCTCCTGGATGAGTGCGCTCATGGACCCTGCCACCCTGAGTGATAATCTCGCGCGAAATCTGGTAAAGGCCGCGCATCAACTTTTGCAGGAAATCGAGGACGATCCCGAGCATCCGCGCCGTCTGGCTTTTGATCGCTGGATGGCTGATGCGATTGTGCGGCTGCGGACAGACGCCGGGTTTCAGGAGCGTATCCGGCGTTGGCAAAATGGCCTGATTTCCCATCCGGCAGTGCAGGAGTATGCAGATGGTTTGTTGCGCGATCTGCGCGCCTGGCTGGACCATGATCTGGGCAGCCCTGATTCCCGCCTGCAAGAACAGATTCAGGTTTTGGCCGGACAGTTGGGGACATTTTTGGCGGAGCAGGCAGTCTTGCGGGAGGCCATCAATGATTATCTGGAAAACAGTGCCCGCCGTTTAGCCCCGGCCATGCGTGATGGTTTGGCGCAGCATATTGAAAAAACCATTCAGGATTGGCCCGAAAAAGACATGATCCGCCTGCTGGAAGAAGGAGTGGGGACCGATTTGCAATATATTCGGGTGAACGGAACCCTGGTCGGTGGTCTGGTGGGTGTCTTGATTCATGCCCTGGCGCTGGCTGTGCCTCTACTTATATAG
- a CDS encoding single-stranded DNA-binding protein: MAGVNKVILLGHLGRDPEMRYQPSGAAIANFSIATSENFKDREGNKQERTEWHRIVLFGRTAEIAGEYLRKGSMAYVEGRLQTRKWTDKEGQERYTTEIIGDRLQLVGPRGGGGGAASFDEEDHGGGHLTGASSAPASSGRKQDTPPPPMEDFDDDIPF, translated from the coding sequence ATGGCGGGAGTGAACAAGGTCATATTATTAGGACATCTGGGCCGGGACCCGGAGATGCGCTATCAGCCCAGTGGTGCTGCTATCGCCAATTTCAGTATTGCCACCTCTGAAAATTTCAAGGATCGCGAAGGGAATAAACAGGAACGCACCGAATGGCATCGTATCGTGCTATTTGGACGTACAGCCGAAATTGCTGGCGAATACCTGCGCAAGGGCAGTATGGCTTATGTGGAAGGCCGATTGCAGACCCGCAAGTGGACCGACAAGGAAGGTCAGGAGCGCTACACCACTGAAATTATCGGTGACCGGCTGCAATTGGTGGGTCCACGCGGGGGCGGTGGTGGTGCAGCCAGTTTTGACGAAGAAGATCATGGCGGCGGTCATTTGACGGGTGCTTCTTCAGCCCCGGCCAGCAGTGGGCGCAAACAGGATACCCCACCCCCGCCGATGGAAGATTTTGATGACGATATTCCTTTTTAG
- the murI gene encoding glutamate racemase yields the protein MRIGVFDSGLGGLSTLLSCLRYLPNAHFLFYGDSAHSPYGDKTAGEVQQWTEDAYAWFVRQGVDAVVLACNTATSAAALPLREYADVPIIGIEPAIKKALMLYPEGRILLLATAMTVTGEKLRNLLTQLPNAEQRVQPLACPGLAERIESQSNDWQQQVQEYLHNHVLPFYSTDTQVIVLGCTHYCWISNWPSELNGRNISTLDGNDGVARQLCRRLDIQSLPDTPPDLPAEASIDFYFTAAAAEKTQVARRLLRAHGVKT from the coding sequence ATGCGTATCGGAGTTTTTGATTCTGGACTGGGTGGTCTCAGCACCCTGCTCTCCTGCCTGCGTTATTTGCCGAATGCCCATTTTTTGTTTTATGGCGATAGTGCTCATAGTCCCTATGGCGACAAAACCGCCGGCGAAGTACAACAATGGACGGAAGATGCTTACGCCTGGTTTGTCCGGCAGGGCGTAGATGCCGTGGTACTGGCTTGCAACACGGCTACCAGCGCGGCAGCCCTACCTCTGCGGGAATATGCGGACGTGCCCATCATTGGTATTGAACCCGCCATCAAAAAAGCGCTGATGCTTTATCCCGAAGGCAGGATTCTCCTTCTGGCCACAGCCATGACCGTCACTGGTGAAAAACTGCGTAATCTCTTGACGCAATTACCAAATGCCGAACAACGCGTGCAGCCTCTTGCTTGCCCGGGTCTGGCAGAACGCATTGAATCCCAGAGCAATGACTGGCAGCAGCAAGTCCAGGAGTATCTGCACAATCATGTTCTGCCTTTTTACTCGACAGACACCCAAGTCATTGTGCTGGGCTGCACCCATTACTGCTGGATCAGCAACTGGCCATCAGAACTGAACGGACGGAATATTTCCACCCTGGATGGAAATGATGGCGTGGCGCGGCAATTATGTCGCAGGCTCGACATACAGAGCCTCCCGGACACGCCACCGGACTTGCCCGCTGAAGCATCCATTGATTTTTATTTTACCGCCGCCGCTGCTGAAAAGACGCAAGTTGCCCGTCGCCTGCTGCGCGCTCACGGGGTCAAAACCTAG
- a CDS encoding YqaE/Pmp3 family membrane protein: MRLILAIFLPFLVFFTIGRPLAGIICLLLQITVLGWIPAAIWAVYALSQYKTDQKIQKALGR, translated from the coding sequence ATGCGTCTTATTCTGGCGATTTTTTTACCTTTTCTGGTGTTTTTCACCATTGGCCGGCCTCTCGCAGGCATCATCTGCCTGCTTCTGCAAATCACCGTACTGGGCTGGATACCGGCGGCTATCTGGGCGGTTTACGCCTTAAGCCAGTACAAGACCGATCAGAAAATCCAGAAAGCGCTGGGACGTTAA
- a CDS encoding alpha-amylase/4-alpha-glucanotransferase domain-containing protein — MTHSTPLLLGVHTHQPVGNFPQVIDDAVLRCYHPFLEAMHRFPEFPFAIHISGWLLQYMVQQHPNTIKLLQEMVTRQQAELVGAGDTEPVLAAIPHADRITQLEAMADRLDKNFGQRPVGAWLTERVWDPSVVPALQEAGIQYVMVDDYHFLCAGASTDQLGSFHRTEENGQAIDVFPISEALRYRLPFSEAAAAVTYIEEISAHNPGSAGIYFDDIEKFGVWPETYSWVYEKGWLEKFLQGVLNSPHIQPMRFKDYLHQHRPQGMIYLPTVSYSEMNEWTLAPDAARNYAAFLEQEKAAGRLDLRKPLIRGGIWKNFLTRYPESNWMQKRMLQLSQRFHALPKRQQSKQMRADLHETQANDAYWHGLFGGIYLPHLRRAVYQAMVRLEAQLDKIQERPGLQFIDVDMDGHEELYYHNDHQQLIIRPTPSGAVAEWDCYKLHHNLGDTLARRDEAYYDKIRHGAVDHATPSEGIASAHDRISFKTEITAEDLLADTAPCHSFQEWLDNVAVTYPENSIVQDTPHFTGGVADSWAVSKAYSLTHKGLIVHFRIESPASQQNVESHHFQTRLFLAMPSCDGPAGQFFADEQSQGGFGLPIQGEKTRQIVLEDAVMGGKITLHCNPPARWEAAPHMTVSQSEAGFEKIMQALQLDFYWDLTAGKTQHIEILTEIIADD; from the coding sequence ATGACCCACAGCACCCCCCTCCTCCTGGGCGTCCACACCCATCAGCCGGTTGGTAATTTTCCGCAGGTGATTGATGACGCCGTACTGCGCTGTTATCACCCCTTTCTTGAAGCCATGCATCGCTTTCCTGAATTTCCCTTTGCCATTCATATCAGCGGCTGGTTACTCCAATATATGGTGCAACAGCACCCCAACACCATAAAACTGCTGCAGGAAATGGTCACCCGCCAGCAGGCGGAGCTGGTGGGCGCCGGGGACACCGAACCGGTGCTGGCGGCTATTCCCCATGCAGATCGCATCACCCAACTGGAAGCCATGGCCGACCGACTGGACAAAAATTTCGGACAGCGCCCGGTGGGTGCCTGGCTGACCGAGCGCGTTTGGGATCCCAGCGTGGTCCCCGCCCTGCAAGAGGCGGGAATTCAATATGTGATGGTGGATGATTATCACTTTCTCTGCGCTGGGGCCTCTACCGACCAACTCGGCAGTTTTCATCGCACCGAAGAAAATGGTCAGGCTATTGATGTTTTTCCTATTTCCGAAGCCTTGCGTTATCGCCTGCCTTTCTCGGAAGCCGCTGCTGCAGTCACTTATATCGAAGAAATATCCGCGCATAACCCTGGCAGCGCCGGGATTTATTTTGATGACATCGAAAAATTCGGGGTCTGGCCGGAGACTTATAGTTGGGTTTATGAAAAAGGCTGGCTGGAAAAGTTTCTGCAAGGCGTCCTGAATTCTCCACATATTCAACCCATGCGTTTCAAGGATTATCTGCACCAGCATCGGCCACAGGGTATGATTTATCTGCCCACGGTGTCCTACAGTGAAATGAACGAATGGACACTGGCACCGGATGCTGCCCGCAACTACGCGGCTTTTCTGGAACAGGAAAAGGCTGCGGGCCGCCTGGACTTACGCAAGCCACTCATCCGTGGCGGGATATGGAAAAACTTTCTGACCCGTTATCCCGAGTCCAACTGGATGCAAAAACGCATGCTGCAATTATCCCAGCGCTTTCATGCTTTGCCCAAGCGTCAGCAAAGTAAGCAGATGCGTGCGGATTTACATGAAACCCAAGCCAATGATGCCTATTGGCACGGGCTGTTTGGCGGCATTTATCTGCCGCACCTGCGCCGGGCGGTGTACCAGGCCATGGTACGACTGGAAGCGCAGCTCGATAAAATCCAGGAACGTCCGGGTTTACAGTTCATTGACGTGGATATGGATGGTCATGAAGAGCTGTATTATCACAATGACCATCAACAGCTAATCATTCGCCCGACGCCCTCCGGCGCCGTGGCCGAGTGGGATTGTTACAAACTGCATCACAATCTTGGGGATACCCTGGCGCGACGCGACGAGGCCTACTACGACAAAATTCGTCACGGGGCAGTGGATCATGCGACTCCCAGTGAAGGCATTGCTTCCGCCCATGACCGCATCAGCTTCAAAACAGAAATTACGGCAGAAGATCTGCTTGCCGACACCGCCCCCTGTCACAGTTTTCAGGAGTGGCTGGATAATGTCGCAGTCACATATCCGGAAAACAGCATCGTTCAGGATACTCCCCACTTTACGGGCGGTGTCGCTGACAGCTGGGCAGTCAGTAAAGCCTACAGCCTCACCCATAAAGGACTGATAGTGCATTTCCGGATAGAATCACCAGCTTCCCAACAAAATGTGGAGTCTCACCATTTTCAGACTCGGCTATTTCTGGCCATGCCCAGTTGTGATGGGCCGGCGGGACAGTTTTTTGCGGATGAGCAATCCCAGGGTGGCTTCGGACTTCCCATCCAGGGTGAAAAAACCCGACAAATAGTGCTGGAAGATGCCGTAATGGGCGGTAAAATCACCCTCCATTGCAACCCGCCTGCGCGCTGGGAGGCTGCGCCCCATATGACCGTTTCCCAATCCGAAGCGGGCTTTGAAAAAATCATGCAGGCCCTGCAACTGGATTTTTACTGGGACCTGACGGCTGGCAAGACGCAACATATTGAGATACTGACGGAGATCATCGCCGATGACTGA